A stretch of DNA from Planococcus antarcticus DSM 14505:
ACATTCGGCCATGATCTTCTTCTTTTAAAGCGACGCCGAGACCTTCAAAAAAGGAAATAATGTCTTCGTTATTAAATACGGAAAACGGGCTATGGAGAAAACGACCATTCCCTGGAATATGTTTTACGATTTCGTCAAGTGGCAATCGATTGGTTACGTTGCAGCGGCCACCACCAGAAATAATTAATTTTTTCCCTAATTTCTTTCCTTTTTCGATCAATAAAACTTTTTGGTTGTTAGAAGCTGCGGCAATTGATGCCATTAAGCCGGAGGAACCCCCGCCTATGATTATCACGTCATACATATAATAAGAACTCGCTTTCGTTTTTCTTTCAGTATACACGATGCAACGAAACACGTTGAGTAATTTCTTCTATAGGTGTAAACTATCGTGTAGATTGCTTTTATCATGAATAAGTCAGGAAGTGCAAAATGTCGTCATTAATCAAAGGTACAGCCATCTTAACCTTGGGTTTATTTTTATCAAAAATCCTTGGCGTTATTTATATCATCCCGTTTTACAGCATGGTGGGAAAAGACAATATCGGTCTTTATCAGTACGCCTACATACCGTATAACCTGATGCTGGCACTGGCCATTTCAGGAGCTCCGATTGCTTTCTCGAAATTTACCGCCAAATACAATTCCCTCGGTGATTATGAAACAGGCAGGAGATTATTGAAATCAGGCCTCTTGACGATGATGATCACCGGCTTTGTTTCTTTCACCTTGCTTTACCTCTTTGCAGAGCCACTTGCTCGCATCACCATTTCTGAAGATGAACAAATTTATTCAGTTGGAGATATTACCGAAGCAATCCGCTGGGTCAGCTTTGCACTGATTGTGGTACCGTTTATGAGTCTTTGGAGAGGGTTTTTTCAAGGCTATAACTACATGATGCCCACCGCAGTTTCACAGCTTGTTGAGCAAATTGTTCGCATTATTTTCCTATTGGGTGGTGCTTTTGCCGTTATTTATATTTTTGATGGCACTCCGAAAACAGCGATTCAATTTGCGGTATTATCAGCGGCTATCGGAGCGCTTGGCGGTATTGTGACATTGGGCTATTTCTGGAAAAAGAAAAAGCCGGAATACAATCGTTTGCTAGCTAATTCGGTTGAATCTTACGATGTAAAGTTACGTGATATGTACAAAGAGATTTTGATTTATGCGGTTCCGGTCATTTTTCTAGGGATTGCCAACCCGTTATTCCAATTTGTGGATTTGATGACG
This window harbors:
- a CDS encoding putative polysaccharide biosynthesis protein — encoded protein: MSSLIKGTAILTLGLFLSKILGVIYIIPFYSMVGKDNIGLYQYAYIPYNLMLALAISGAPIAFSKFTAKYNSLGDYETGRRLLKSGLLTMMITGFVSFTLLYLFAEPLARITISEDEQIYSVGDITEAIRWVSFALIVVPFMSLWRGFFQGYNYMMPTAVSQLVEQIVRIIFLLGGAFAVIYIFDGTPKTAIQFAVLSAAIGALGGIVTLGYFWKKKKPEYNRLLANSVESYDVKLRDMYKEILIYAVPVIFLGIANPLFQFVDLMTFNRAMSSGGNFSEIDLLGILNLTAHKLVMIPVMLATGFSMALIPLITKHFTRNEFLQVSRTLDQSIQLLLFLTLPAVIGMTMLSDELYHVFYEVSDIGSEILAHYLPVAILFAAFPVTASILQGINKQKWIIINLSTGLLLKALLNTPLIERFETDGAIAATIIGYVAAIGMNMLVIVKTMNYHSQMVGRRVILIVILNLIMAGAVFLAMSGLDLFMGMDNKLQSMLRIILIGGVGAIVYGYLGLKTGLAQKLLGSKITRISRKFGF